A section of the Oryza sativa Japonica Group chromosome 1, ASM3414082v1 genome encodes:
- the LOC107277478 gene encoding probable high-affinity nitrate transporter 2.4, with translation MVAMEKKTKLVEEEDGCYYYDYGGYGDGVVDDEGRATELRPMALSRPHTQAFHLAWMSLFACFFAAFAAPPILPAMRPALVLAPSDASAAAVASLSATLVGRLAMGPACDLLGPRRASGVASLVCALALALAAVFASSPAGFVALRFVAGLSLANFVANQHWMSRIFAPSAVGLANAVAAGWANVGSAAAQVVMPVAYDAVVLRLGVPVTVAWRVTYLLPCAMLVTTGLAVLAFPYDLPGGGGGRCPGGGGGRRRSFWAVVRGGVGDYRAWLLGLTYGHCYGVELIMENVAADFFRRRFRLPMEAAGAAAACFGAMNAVARPAGGVASDEVARRFGMRGRLWALWAVQSAGAALCVLVGRMGAAEAPSLAATVAVMVACAAFVQAASGLTFGIVPFVCKRSLGVVSGMTASGGAVGAIVTNRLFFSGSRYTVEEAISCTGITSLLCTLPVALIHFRRQGGMFCGPSATIDGDGDVDDDDDYMLLK, from the exons ATGGTCGCCATGGAGAAGAAGACGAAGCTggtggaagaagaagatggctgCTACTACTACGACTACGGCGGCTATGGCGAtggcgtcgtcgacgacgagggGAGGGCGACGGAGCTGCGGCCGATGGCGCTGTCGCGGCCGCACACGCAGGCGTTCCACCTGGCGTGGATGTCCCTCTTCGCGTGCTTcttcgccgccttcgccgcgccgcccatcCTCCCGGCGATGCGCCCGGCGCTCGTGCTCGCGCCCTCCGACGCCTCGGCGGCCGCCGTGGCCTCGCTCTCGGCGACGCTGGTGGGGAGGCTCGCCATGGGCCCCGCCTGCGACCTCCTCGGCCCGCGCCGCGCGTCcggggtcgccagcctcgtgtGCGCGCTggcgctcgcgctcgccgccgtgttCGCGTCCTCCCCCGCGGGGTTCGTCGCGCTCCGGTTCGTGGCTGGCCTCTCGCTCGCCAACTTCGTCGCCAACCAGCACTGGATGTCGCGGATCTTCGCGCCCTCCGCCGTGGGGCTCGccaacgccgtcgccgccgggtgGGCGAACgtcggcagcgccgccgcgcaggTGGTCATGCCGGTCGCCTACGACGCCGTCGTGCTCCGCCTCGGCGTCCCCGTCACCGTCGCGTGGCGCGTCACCTACCTACTCCCGTGCGCCATGCTCGTCACCACGGGCCTCGCCGTGCTCGCCTTCCCCTACGACctcccgggcggcggcggtggtcgctgccccggcggcggcggcgggcggaggaggagcttctGGGCGGTGGTgcggggcggcgtcggcgactaCCGAGCGTGGTTGCTGGGCCTCACCTACGGCCACTGCTACGGCGTGGAGCTGATCATGGAGAACGTGGCGGCGGACTTCTTCCGCAGGCGGTTCCGGCTGCCCATGgaggccgcgggcgccgccgcggcgtgctTCGGCGCGATGAACGCggtggcgcggccggccggagggGTGGCCTCCGACGAGGTGGCGAGGCGGTTCGGGATGCGCGGGCGGCTGTGGGCGCTGTGGGCCGTGCagagcgccggcgccgcgctctGTGTGCTCGTCGGCAGGATGGGCGCCGCGGAGGCGCCGTCGCTGGCGGCGACCGTGGCCGTCATGGTGGCGTGCGCGGCGTTCGTGCAGGCCGCCTCCGGCCTCACCTTCGGCATCGTTCCCTTCGTCTGCAAAag GTCGCTGGGCGTGGTGTCGGGCatgacggcgagcggcggcgcggtgggggcGATCGTGACGAACCGGCTCTTCTTCAGCGGGTCCAGGTACACGGTGGAGGAGGCCATCTCCTGCACCGGCATCACCAGCCTCCTCTGCACGCTCCCCGTCGCCCTCATCCATTTCCGGCGACAGGGCGGCATGTTCTGTGGCCCATCGGCCAcgatcgacggcgacggcgatgttgatgacgatgatgattaCATGCTTCTGAAatga